A region from the Parasphingopyxis sp. CP4 genome encodes:
- a CDS encoding PAS domain-containing sensor histidine kinase: MITISTTAAVVTGMLLAAWLGVAVWATVLGLRRKAAGERAAAAARRGGLLLENTPAVFMLVDAKGRINAGPGLEEWLGLSSPPKRLIEFKDLLGEDRFDSFSDTVITACRTAKSFGMELRVTGSDRILFSQGGPAPDELGGNQASMIWIFDATETRSEILALSSRADQAHEALNALSALIEAAPFPMWHRAPDLRLTLVNKAYVRAVEAENSAEAISRGLELIDMPGKDSARAVAARVREDGEPHSRTVPATIRGERRMMQIVDVPLGEVGVAGYSIDVDQLEGARAELARFARAQRDMLDLLSAGVAQFDLDRTLIFSNQPFQRIFEMKNEWLTDRPEFDRVLDRMREADRVPEVRDFPEWKAERRDWFLAADGPAEENWLLADGTHLRVVAQPLPDGGLLLIFEDRTEQAQLASARDTLLQVRTATFDNLSEAIGVFAADGRLHIWNRRFREVWDLDEDILSNHPRVDELTDTIAERFRSAGSADAIQTAVRSATAERQQASGRLSLHDGRYFDFAAVPLPDGNALFTLLDISDSKRIEAALLERNEALEAGDRLKTAFVSNISYELRTPLTSIAGFAEMLDGGYAGDLPEQAAEYVKSILDSVATLRVQIDEVLDLTQGEAEDLPMAKEEVDLQLLCEEAAADARVRAAARHHEFVAEIDWSVGSVIGDARRLRQSLDHLLRNAIRYTPEGGRVLLHAEGSTGEARITVSDNGVGITEEDRARVFDRFHRGSGEQQSRALGLGLPLTKQFVEAHAGTLELNSEPGEGTFVTIALPREGQQ, translated from the coding sequence ATGATTACCATCTCGACGACCGCTGCTGTCGTAACGGGCATGCTGCTTGCAGCCTGGCTCGGCGTGGCTGTGTGGGCGACGGTGCTGGGCTTGCGCCGGAAAGCAGCGGGCGAACGCGCGGCTGCGGCAGCGCGGCGTGGCGGGCTGCTGTTGGAAAATACCCCGGCCGTGTTCATGCTGGTCGACGCCAAGGGCCGCATAAATGCTGGCCCAGGCCTCGAAGAATGGTTGGGTCTTTCATCACCACCAAAGCGCCTGATCGAGTTCAAAGACCTGCTTGGCGAAGATCGCTTCGACAGTTTTTCCGATACCGTGATCACCGCTTGCCGCACCGCCAAATCCTTTGGCATGGAATTGCGTGTCACCGGTTCAGATCGCATCCTGTTTTCACAAGGTGGTCCCGCGCCAGATGAACTCGGCGGCAATCAAGCCTCGATGATCTGGATATTTGACGCGACAGAAACCCGCAGCGAGATCCTCGCCTTGTCGAGCCGCGCTGATCAAGCCCATGAAGCCTTGAATGCTTTATCAGCCCTTATCGAAGCCGCCCCATTTCCGATGTGGCACCGAGCCCCGGATCTAAGGCTAACGCTCGTAAATAAGGCCTATGTCCGCGCCGTCGAAGCGGAAAACTCAGCCGAAGCTATTAGCCGCGGCCTGGAACTGATTGACATGCCAGGCAAGGATAGTGCGCGCGCTGTGGCCGCTCGCGTTCGCGAGGATGGTGAGCCCCATTCGCGGACTGTACCGGCGACCATCCGTGGCGAACGGCGGATGATGCAGATCGTCGACGTACCACTCGGTGAGGTGGGTGTTGCCGGCTATTCCATCGATGTTGACCAGCTTGAGGGTGCTCGGGCCGAGCTGGCGCGCTTTGCCAGGGCGCAGCGCGACATGCTCGATCTGCTATCGGCCGGCGTTGCACAATTCGACCTCGACAGGACACTTATTTTCTCGAATCAACCCTTCCAACGAATATTCGAGATGAAGAACGAGTGGCTGACAGACAGGCCTGAGTTTGACCGTGTGCTAGATCGTATGCGGGAAGCAGACAGGGTCCCGGAAGTTAGGGATTTCCCTGAATGGAAAGCTGAACGACGCGATTGGTTTCTAGCTGCTGATGGGCCCGCTGAGGAAAATTGGTTGTTAGCGGATGGGACGCATTTGCGGGTCGTTGCGCAACCGTTGCCTGATGGCGGCTTGCTGCTGATTTTTGAAGATCGCACGGAGCAAGCTCAGCTCGCAAGTGCGCGCGACACGTTACTTCAGGTTCGGACGGCCACCTTCGACAATCTTTCCGAAGCAATAGGCGTGTTCGCTGCAGACGGTCGACTGCACATCTGGAATCGCCGTTTCCGAGAAGTTTGGGATCTGGATGAAGACATCCTTTCCAATCATCCTCGGGTTGATGAGCTTACTGATACAATTGCCGAACGGTTTCGCTCTGCAGGGAGCGCTGATGCGATTCAAACAGCCGTCCGATCAGCCACCGCCGAGCGGCAACAAGCCAGCGGCCGCTTATCTCTTCACGATGGGCGCTATTTTGACTTTGCGGCTGTCCCGCTGCCGGATGGGAACGCCTTGTTCACACTGCTCGACATCTCCGATAGCAAGCGAATAGAGGCGGCGCTCCTTGAACGGAATGAAGCGCTGGAAGCTGGTGATCGACTTAAGACTGCCTTTGTTTCGAATATCAGTTATGAGCTGCGCACGCCCCTGACTTCAATCGCCGGTTTCGCAGAGATGCTCGACGGCGGCTATGCCGGTGACCTTCCTGAACAAGCCGCTGAATATGTGAAGTCGATCCTTGATTCCGTCGCGACGCTGCGGGTGCAGATCGACGAGGTTCTGGATCTGACACAAGGCGAGGCGGAAGACCTGCCAATGGCGAAAGAGGAGGTCGATCTACAATTGCTATGCGAGGAAGCAGCAGCGGACGCCCGGGTTAGAGCGGCGGCCCGGCACCATGAGTTTGTCGCGGAAATCGACTGGTCCGTGGGGAGCGTGATCGGCGATGCCCGTCGGCTGCGCCAATCCCTTGACCACTTACTTCGCAATGCGATCCGATACACCCCGGAGGGCGGACGAGTTTTGTTGCATGCCGAGGGCTCTACCGGTGAGGCCCGAATAACCGTTTCAGACAATGGTGTCG
- a CDS encoding TonB-dependent receptor — protein sequence MNNAHTLSAKAVLAAGAAFLAVPAIAQDTNEQSSGDDFHGDATAGIVVTARFVEELDLIAGTSTLSGQALDQSIRPQIGDTLTALPGVSATSFTPGASRPVLRGFQGERIRVLTDGIGAIDASNTSADHAVTIDPITAYRIEVLRGPAALLFGSQAIGGAVNVFDRRIPIEVPDEPVHIDAVTSYGSAADERSIAGGVDLPLTSKLVLHVDGSYRESNDLDISGFTLSPALRAEQLEIVAEETEEGNLDEAAEALELANLAGTVPNSATETWTAGAGLALIDSWGSIGASISFFDTNYGIPARPGAEHHHEEGEEEGEEEEEEEGPVTIDLEQVRLDLRGEIITGGGFFESIRVRLGYSDYTHTEFEGDEVGTLFFVEGLEGRLELVQADQDGWRGVIGGQMYVRDFNAIGAEAFVPRNDTEQVGIFTLQEFTFGQLGVEAAARFEHTSVSAPDLAIDRSFNSFSIAGGLHYNFEEDLRIGLNLSRAERAPSAEELFSNGPHIATQAFEIGNPNFNTEKSLGLEAYVRGDIGGVNFALTGFANWFDDFIFDAATGAEEDDLPVFQYFQSDASYYGFEAEISATIAEVGSVSINADAVADYVRATIDNGGGPVPRIPPFRVRGGIEATSDAFDVRGEIEWAAEQNRVAAFETTTDDFTFVNASVAWRPWGRAAGTSLFASVNNIFDVNARRHASFTKDFVPLAGRDFRVGARFSF from the coding sequence ATGAACAACGCACACACGCTATCGGCCAAGGCCGTATTGGCGGCTGGCGCCGCATTTCTTGCGGTTCCTGCCATCGCTCAGGACACAAACGAACAGTCTTCGGGCGATGATTTTCATGGTGATGCAACCGCCGGGATCGTCGTTACGGCGCGCTTTGTTGAAGAGCTGGATTTGATTGCCGGTACGTCAACGCTATCGGGCCAGGCTCTCGATCAGAGTATCCGGCCGCAGATCGGCGATACGCTGACCGCGCTGCCAGGTGTGTCGGCAACCTCCTTTACGCCAGGCGCATCGCGCCCGGTGCTCCGTGGTTTCCAGGGTGAACGCATCCGCGTGCTCACCGATGGTATCGGAGCCATCGATGCGTCGAACACCTCGGCCGACCATGCCGTGACGATTGATCCGATTACGGCCTATCGTATCGAAGTGTTGCGCGGTCCGGCTGCCTTGCTCTTTGGTAGCCAGGCCATTGGTGGTGCAGTCAATGTATTTGATCGCCGCATTCCGATCGAAGTGCCGGATGAGCCTGTGCATATTGATGCCGTCACCTCCTACGGTTCGGCTGCCGATGAGCGGAGCATCGCCGGTGGTGTAGACCTGCCACTGACCTCCAAGCTGGTGCTGCATGTCGATGGCAGCTACCGCGAGAGCAACGATCTGGACATTTCCGGCTTTACACTGTCACCAGCCTTGCGTGCCGAACAGCTCGAAATTGTGGCCGAAGAAACCGAAGAAGGTAACCTGGACGAAGCGGCTGAGGCCCTCGAACTCGCCAACTTGGCCGGCACTGTACCGAATAGCGCGACCGAGACCTGGACCGCGGGTGCAGGCCTGGCGTTAATCGACAGCTGGGGCAGCATCGGCGCCTCGATCAGCTTCTTCGATACCAATTATGGCATTCCGGCACGTCCGGGTGCTGAACATCATCACGAAGAAGGCGAAGAAGAGGGCGAAGAAGAAGAGGAAGAAGAAGGCCCAGTCACCATCGATCTCGAACAGGTTCGCTTGGACCTGCGTGGCGAGATCATCACTGGCGGCGGTTTCTTTGAGAGTATTCGCGTTCGCCTCGGCTATTCCGACTATACCCATACCGAATTTGAGGGTGATGAGGTCGGTACCTTGTTCTTTGTCGAAGGACTTGAAGGCCGATTAGAGCTGGTTCAAGCGGATCAGGACGGCTGGCGCGGAGTTATCGGCGGCCAGATGTATGTCCGCGATTTCAATGCGATCGGTGCAGAAGCCTTTGTACCGCGCAACGACACCGAACAGGTCGGCATTTTCACGCTGCAGGAATTCACCTTTGGCCAGCTGGGTGTGGAAGCAGCGGCGCGGTTCGAACATACCAGCGTGTCTGCGCCCGATCTTGCGATTGACCGGAGCTTCAACTCCTTCTCGATTGCCGGCGGCCTGCATTATAATTTCGAGGAAGATCTCCGTATCGGCCTGAACCTGTCGCGCGCGGAACGTGCCCCATCGGCTGAAGAACTGTTTTCCAACGGCCCGCATATCGCGACCCAGGCATTTGAGATCGGCAATCCCAATTTCAACACTGAGAAGAGCCTCGGCCTGGAAGCCTATGTCCGCGGTGATATTGGTGGGGTAAATTTTGCGCTCACCGGCTTTGCCAACTGGTTTGACGATTTCATCTTTGATGCGGCCACTGGCGCGGAAGAAGATGATCTCCCGGTCTTCCAATATTTTCAAAGTGACGCGAGCTATTATGGCTTTGAGGCCGAGATTTCGGCGACGATCGCCGAAGTCGGCTCGGTCAGCATCAATGCCGATGCGGTTGCCGATTATGTCCGTGCGACCATCGACAATGGCGGTGGGCCGGTTCCCCGGATCCCACCGTTCCGGGTCCGTGGCGGTATCGAAGCAACATCGGATGCTTTTGATGTGCGCGGCGAAATCGAATGGGCGGCCGAGCAGAATCGCGTTGCAGCTTTTGAAACAACGACGGATGACTTCACCTTCGTGAACGCGTCTGTGGCCTGGCGACCTTGGGGTCGCGCAGCGGGTACGTCGCTATTCGCGTCGGTGAACAATATCTTCGACGTTAATGCGCGGCGCCATGCCTCCTTCACCAAGGATTTCGTGCCGCTGGCCGGCCGCGACTTCCGGGTCGGTGCACGCTTCAGCTTCTAA
- the ahcY gene encoding adenosylhomocysteinase — MADQDYIIADISLAEFGRRELDIAETEMPGLMATREEYGEEKPLNGARIAGCLHMTIQTAALIETLTALGADVRWASCNIYSTQDHAAAVIAASGVPVFAKKGETLAEYWEYVDHIFQWGDEPCNMILDDGGDATMYIIWGARVEDGEELPAPTNEEEEEMQKVLKKRLADTPGFFTKTRDAIKGVSEETTTGVHRLYELAREHKLPFPAINVNDSVTKSKFDNKYGCKESLVDGIRRGTDVMMAGKTACVAGYGDVGKGSAASLSGAGARVIVTEIDPICALQAAMDGFEVVTMEEAAPRADIFVTATGNKDVITIEHMRAMKDMAIVGNIGHFDNEIQVGNLANLEHVEVKPQVDMYTFPDGKRMLLLSQGRLLNLGNATGHPSFVMSASFTNQVLAQIELFNNHGTYGHQVYVLPKHLDEKVAKLHLDKLGVQLSELSKEQADYIGVESHGPFKTDQYRY; from the coding sequence ATGGCCGATCAGGACTATATTATTGCTGATATCTCGCTTGCCGAATTCGGCCGGCGCGAACTCGATATCGCTGAAACCGAAATGCCAGGCCTGATGGCCACGCGCGAAGAATATGGCGAAGAAAAACCACTTAATGGCGCACGCATTGCCGGCTGCCTGCATATGACGATCCAGACGGCTGCGTTGATTGAAACGCTGACCGCGCTGGGTGCGGACGTTCGCTGGGCGTCGTGCAACATCTATTCCACCCAGGATCATGCCGCTGCCGTAATCGCAGCCTCCGGCGTTCCTGTATTCGCCAAGAAAGGCGAAACGCTCGCTGAATATTGGGAATATGTCGATCATATTTTCCAGTGGGGCGATGAGCCGTGCAACATGATCCTCGACGATGGCGGCGATGCCACCATGTATATTATCTGGGGTGCACGGGTTGAAGACGGCGAAGAATTGCCGGCTCCGACCAATGAAGAAGAAGAGGAAATGCAGAAGGTGCTGAAGAAGCGCCTTGCGGATACTCCGGGTTTCTTCACCAAGACGCGCGATGCGATCAAAGGCGTTTCGGAAGAAACGACGACCGGTGTGCACCGCCTTTATGAACTGGCACGCGAACACAAATTGCCATTCCCGGCAATCAACGTGAATGACAGCGTAACCAAGTCGAAGTTCGACAATAAATATGGCTGTAAGGAATCGCTCGTCGACGGCATTCGTCGCGGTACCGATGTGATGATGGCCGGCAAGACGGCATGCGTCGCCGGTTATGGCGATGTCGGCAAGGGATCGGCGGCCTCACTGAGCGGCGCTGGTGCCCGTGTGATCGTCACTGAAATCGATCCGATCTGTGCGCTGCAGGCCGCAATGGACGGTTTTGAAGTTGTGACGATGGAAGAGGCCGCACCGCGCGCCGACATCTTCGTCACCGCCACCGGCAACAAGGATGTCATCACCATCGAGCATATGCGCGCGATGAAAGACATGGCGATCGTCGGCAATATTGGCCATTTCGACAATGAAATTCAGGTCGGCAATCTCGCCAATCTCGAACATGTCGAAGTGAAACCGCAGGTTGATATGTACACCTTCCCGGACGGCAAGCGGATGTTGCTGCTGTCCCAGGGTCGTCTGCTCAATCTCGGTAACGCCACTGGCCATCCAAGCTTTGTGATGTCGGCCAGCTTCACCAACCAGGTGCTGGCGCAGATCGAACTGTTCAACAATCACGGCACCTATGGCCACCAGGTCTATGTGCTGCCCAAGCATCTCGACGAGAAGGTGGCGAAACTCCATCTCGACAAGCTGGGCGTCCAGCTGAGCGAGCTTTCGAAAGAACAGGCCGATTATATTGGCGTGGAATCGCATGGCCCGTTCAAGACGGATCAGTATCGCTACTAG
- a CDS encoding YqgE/AlgH family protein, with product MGDPRFERAVIAMCAHDEEGALGIGVGDVIANVGFHSLLKQLDIEVGEAPDVPVHMGGPVEPQRGFILHSLDWGGEDSVQVGDKWGLTGTLDILRAISEGKGPKHWLSALGYAGWSAGQLDEEMTRHGWFTADGDSEILFETEAEDRWAASYRKSGVDPALLAHDAGHA from the coding sequence ATGGGCGATCCGCGGTTCGAACGCGCGGTGATTGCGATGTGCGCGCATGACGAAGAAGGCGCGCTCGGCATTGGGGTGGGCGATGTGATCGCTAATGTCGGGTTTCACAGCTTGCTCAAACAGCTTGATATCGAGGTCGGCGAAGCTCCCGATGTGCCGGTCCATATGGGCGGGCCGGTCGAGCCGCAGCGCGGCTTCATCCTGCACAGCCTGGATTGGGGCGGCGAAGACAGTGTCCAAGTCGGTGACAAATGGGGGCTCACCGGCACCTTGGATATCCTGCGGGCAATCTCAGAAGGGAAGGGGCCGAAACACTGGCTCTCGGCGCTGGGCTATGCGGGCTGGTCTGCCGGCCAGCTCGACGAGGAAATGACCCGCCATGGATGGTTCACCGCCGATGGCGACAGTGAGATATTGTTCGAAACCGAAGCCGAAGACCGCTGGGCAGCCAGCTATCGCAAGTCCGGCGTCGATCCGGCGCTGCTCGCCCATGATGCGGGGCATGCCTGA